In the Camarhynchus parvulus chromosome 25, STF_HiC, whole genome shotgun sequence genome, tgggagaagctCTTGGGCTCTTTGCAGGaagccctggggatggggctcctgatccttccttcctccctgttCCCCGTCCCTTCCCTTGGCCTcggctccttctcctgctgagGCCGTGCCTCACGCTCTGTCTGTGCCTTCTCCAGGTTCTCCTCCAGCCCGAGCCATGTCCTGCTACGACCTGTGCCGGCCCTGCGGCCCCACCCCGCTGGCCAACAGCTGCAACGAGCCCTGCGTGCGGCAGTGCCAGGACTCGCGGGTCATCATCGAGCCGTCCCCCGTGGTGGTCACCCTGCCCGggcccatcctcagctccttcccccagaacacCGCCGTGGGATCCTCCACCTCCGCCGCCGTGGGCAGCATCCTCAGCGAGTCTGGGGTCCCCA is a window encoding:
- the LOC115913323 gene encoding feather beta keratin-like, translating into MSCYDLCRPCGPTPLANSCNEPCVRQCQDSRVIIEPSPVVVTLPGPILSSFPQNTAVGSSTSAAVGSILSESGVPINSGGFGLSGLSGLGGRYCGRRCLPC